A single region of the Pseudomonas granadensis genome encodes:
- a CDS encoding type II toxin-antitoxin system RelE/ParE family toxin, protein MTFSRQRPTLYKKGKVEGTREIVAASNYVIVYTIKDEYVEVLRIIHARQQWP, encoded by the coding sequence ATGACGTTTTCTCGACAGCGTCCCACCTTATACAAAAAGGGCAAAGTTGAAGGCACTAGGGAAATAGTCGCTGCCTCCAACTACGTCATCGTCTACACGATCAAAGATGAATACGTGGAGGTGTTGCGAATTATTCATGCCAGGCAGCAATGGCCGTGA